The Phaseolus vulgaris cultivar G19833 chromosome 10, P. vulgaris v2.0, whole genome shotgun sequence DNA window ACCCACACTGCTCCAGATTTCCCTAGTGATCTTCAGCTTCACTCCTTTCACATGGGAAACCAGATTTTTACCATCTTGTTCAAGGTTGCAATAAAACACCTTCACAAGATTTGGATAAACATTTCCATTCATTTCCAGAAATCCTTTCAGCTTCTGATGCTTGAGCAGGTCTTTGGCTTCTATCAAATTCTCCTCTCTCAGCCATGAGAACTCAAGCAGCTTGGGTACATTGATTTGCTTTCTGTCAGTCtcatgtatgaaccttgtcattgcctctgaatctccagcaaaccagttttccaggatgcCTTggctgctttgagattgctccttggatttcttctttctatgtgAAGAGGATGTCATGCTTAATCTGCTGTTACCTGCACCTATTCACCAGAACCCAGCTAGAAAGAAAATCAGTAACTGTTCACATTATCATTCAAACATTGGAGCGATATTAATGAACAAGAATTTTGAACCTGGACAGTTTGAGAAAGAGATGAGACGATGTGAAAGCAATTGTTCAAACAATAGAATTATATAGGGTTTAAGTCAGTTTTTAAGAGTCACGGGTTTTGAATGCAATAAAAACAGACTCAAATCAGATTCTATTCTAGTGTGGTACGCCAGATGCAGTTTTGAAAGAAGCAAGAATATATTGGAAACATGTTTCAGCTTATCAAGTCAAATCTGTTACATAATCAAGGATATCAAATCAGTTAGGATATCCACACATGAATGTCATAAAACCAATGGTCAATAACCATAAAAGCAGTCaacaataaagtgagagagagaaaagtaaatttttctctttcctagtcacagctgtgatttctgaaacagggaacaaaacatgttaaaatataaaacaacagattgaaattttcactacAGAGAACAGTTCAAGCTactaatacccaattcatttagaagaaagtaaaacctgtctttagcaagtggtttagtgaatagatcagctaattgaaattcagtaccaatgaattttatatcacaagttccattagctatatgttctcttagaaagtgatgtctaatttcaatgtgtttagtccttgagtgcatgacaggattcttagacagatttatggcactagtattatcacaatttataggtatgttatttagcagaattccaaaatcacttagctgctgccttagccataaggtttgagcacaacaacttccagcagctatgtattctgcctctgctatggagagagcaacacaagcttgcttcttgcaatgccaagagattagacttgatccaagcatgtgacaagtcccacttgtgctcttcctatcaactttgcagcctgcaaaatcagaatctgaaaaaccagtcaaatttaaagataccttgttaggataccacaatccaacatccttagatccttgcaaatatttcagaattctctttgctgcattgtagtgtgattcctttggatcagattgatatctagcacataagcatacaacaaacataatatcaggcctgctagcagttaagtataGTAAAGAACCAATCAAACCCCTGTACTtagtttgatccactgattttcctgccaaatcttgatccagctgacagcttgttgaaatatgaatgctgattgctttgcattgatccatatcaaacctcttaagcagctccttgcagtatttttcttgactTACGAAAATTCCATCtttgagttgcttaacttgtagtccaaggaagaaattcatttctcctaacattgacatctcaaactcacttttcatagttttcacaaagtcttcacacatctcgtcatttgtggatccaaagataatatcatctacataaacttgcacaagtatgatatcttctcttttcttctttataaagagggttttatcagaattgccacggctatatccttgagagagcagaaattcgcttaacctttcataccatttcctaggtgcttgctttaatccatataaggccttcttaagcatgtacacatgttctggatttttgtgatcttcaaaccctggaggctgagatacaaacaccttttcattgatgtagccatttagaaatgcactcttgacatccatttgaaatagcttgaaaccttgtatgctggaaaatgctagaagtagtctgacagcttcaagacgtgctactggtgcataagtttcaccaaaatcaataccttcttcttggttatatcctttagcaaccagtcttgctttatttctagtgatagctccatgttcatccatcttgttcttgtacacccacttggttcctatgatgttcatctcatgctttcttggaaccaaggtccatacttcattgtattcaaactggttcaactcttcctgcattgctgttatccaattgctgtcttgcagtgcttcttccaggcttttaggctcaatctgtgacacaaaggccactgttctgcagaaattgttgagtgaattccttgttgagactcctttctcaattttaccaatcacattgtcaagagtgagatcccttggagtcttccattctttaggcagtcctgcaATCACaatagattctttgacagaatttgaattagttgcatcaagctcactagattgattctgttgcagaatggttcttaaatcatccatatcaggttcatccagaacagatttgggcacagaaaaatctgtttcatcaaacacaacatgtatagattcttcaactgcaagcaatcttttgttatacactctataagcatgaccatttatagcataaccaatatgaattccttcatctgatttaggatcaaatttccccagattatctttaccattatttaaaacaaagcatttgcagccaaataccctaagatgactaatgctaggcttcctacctttatacagttcatagggagttttcttaagaattggtctaatcaatattctgttaagcacataagaagcagtatatacagcatcagcccaaaaatatttaggtaaaccagattcatttagcatagtcctagctaactcttctagtgatctattctttctttcaacaacaccattttgttggggtgtcctaggagtagaataactatgtatgatcccatgtttttcacaatatttatcaaactttgcattttgaaattctcccccatgatcgctacgaatctgttttatcctattttcattttcattatgcagaaccttagctagtttcttaaaggctttatatgcatcatttttagaagcaagaaacaaagtccatgtatatcttgaaaagtcatcaacaattaccaaagcatagtattttccagctaagctagcagtcctagatggtccaaacaagtccatatgcaaaatatccaaagctttatttgtagaaaccatatcttttgactTAAAGGTggttctaatctgttttccctttacacaagcatcacacaatctgttattttgaaactttatgtttggtaaaccagaaacaagttccttagattttagcttattcaagcgatttgtgtgaatgtgagctagtcgtctatgccataaccaagattcatcacttttagatagcaaacactcattttcagaacagctctttataatatctaagagatagatgttgtttaccctttttccagtgaataacaccttaccagaaatttcatttgaaattgtacaagtattagcttcgaaattgaccttgtatcccttgtcacacaactggctaatgcttagaagactatgttttagcccttcaacatacaaaacattctcaatagtggttgagtctttagtaccaacatctcctcttccaagaatttttcctctattgttatctccatatgtgacatgcccttcagctttgagtttcagatttatgaactgagtcacatcaccagtcatgtgctttgagcagccactgtcaagGTACCACTAgtttctcctgctgtttttctgcaacaaaacagatttagcacatatggtacccttTTAGTGTAGGGTCAAGCATGATtaacacctttccttaggaagccatttggccaatcatTTGGGAACAAGATACCtcctagctttacatgttctagatacatgaccagacttcatacaataaaaacatgttgcagtatgcattgtttttgaatgagtaaaagaggaaaaaactgttttggaaggaacaaagaaactagacagctttttcacattgcttttcatttcagatttatatcctagaccatttttattaaaaacagcattctgtgaacctaacaaggtttcaagattttctcttcctttagtgaaatttgaaagtgtttttaacaaatattcaacttgtttttccagcttcttaCAGTTATCACAGGTCTTAATAGATGCATGCAAACAAGTTAATTCAAGGtaaccaattcagttttagctttgtgtagttcttcttcaagagctttaaccttaggttcaagtaccctatttatcctattcaatctgttgcacattatagccaatctgtttgcttcatcatgtgtttccttaaaagctattaacagctgatcatagttttcagaatcagtggaaaaatcacatactgagtcagagttggatccttcatcattcaccatgaagcacaaatttgcttcttcactttcagttgaggaattactagatgaggatacatcattatcttcccatgagatgtatgctcttctacctttgcctttgtcactcttcttgcttgctgatttttctttattttgattgtttggacaatcagcttttatatgacctggtttaccacatccaaaacacgtgtaattggaagaatttgaatcaataggttgtttggaatacctcttcctttgctgagttctgtcacggtttttctttctaagaaacctgctgaattttctggtgagcagactcacggtctcatcatgttcaggatcaacttcttcctcacttgtatcatttTCCATGGTgattttcagagcaattcctttggccttcttctccactgtttcttgttctttcaatcttttcagctctatttcatgctctatcaacttgccaaaaagtgcagcagtggacatcttggataaatctctggattctgagattgctgttaccttaggctgccagctcctatcaagacattttagtacctttatgttaagctcttccttgtcaaagactttaccaaggccagtgaggtgatttacaatgtgtgtaaatcgtttctgcacatctgcaatactttcttcagattgcattctgaacagctcgtactcctgaattagtgagtgcttccttccccgtttcacatcatcagtcccttcatgagtcacctctagtacatcccacatctcctttgctgagttacattgagagactctaaagaactcatccatgttcagtgcagaggtgatgatattcttggctaaggagtcatattgggccttcttcttctcggtttcactccattcagaccaaggcttctttattgtttcatctttgacaacccgcataggtataaaaggtccactgaccactgcatcccagattcccatgtcaatagattccataaagatcttcatcctgattttccagaaagcatagttaacaccaccaaacataggaggtctattaatagacgcaccttcagcaaaaggcattttaaactcagacatcatgcacacacttgagcaaaatacaagccctagctcttgataccaattattgggtctattagtgtctaagttcaagaggggaggggtgaattgaacttataaaattttcgcacaTACACACAATTTTctgtattccagaggcaaaaagaacagattgtttttacatgaaacagattgattcttcagagcagtcttgcaCAATTTGACTTTGTTCAAATTAGAATTGTAATCAACAAAGGATTATAACATAATCAGATTAGTTGAATTTTATGAGCATGAAGAATACAGCTATGCCAAGAAACCAAACAACTtcattcaacacaagattttaaTGAGAATAAATCTTTCCCAGGTTTTGATGAATAGACAATTTGTTTTCAGATCAATTAAAACAGCATATCCAACTGTCTTGTTCGAGATTAgaaagctttaacaaatcaggaagaacagttcttATTTAAACCCAggattaacagattcaatttcaaaagaacagatttagttcttaacagaattaagcaaaaccagaaatgagtgcagggatgagaagaaaaggcacacaagcttttatactggttcactcatacagagctacatccagtctcaccttaccccaaggtggaatccactaaatcagtaccaattacttacaaacacaacagttcttgaacactacaagaacaacacaaccaatgctgaaaaaccctatttcagcacaccttgcactccaagaaaccctatcaaggagtgactaacacttacacctttacaagcaagaataaaggaaggattacacctgaaaagaagatgcaagaactcaaaaccagtagttcaatttgctgcagaactgcaccagcaccttcaccaagatcaaaggtttcctagaacaagcacactttgaaaatctctttggaaaacctttcaaaaatctttcaatcttTCTtttcacatggaaattgtttgatttctgacaaaaaacgtaattgctcagcctTTTTtgatgtgagagagacttttctttatatagaaaatagtttctaacttcttttcaaaaaacagttgaaaagcagttatgaaaacaacagattcattttgaacttaacaggtttattttgtgaaaaccgccaactcagctaactgaaataactaactaagctttacttgtggtgccctaacagaattttggaAAAggcttttaacagagaagaaataaacagattctttctccataaaacagatttgtttttgtactgttttaaaacttttaagagcACCTTCAAAAAGCTTCTCTGAGCAGACGGCGATCGTAGATGGCAATgctcaacatgatcgccggaaAAAAAACGGCGATGATCAGTATGATCACCGATTGAGGAAGAGCCGCTCCCCATATGTGAGTAGTTGGAGTCGCCATAGATACTTGAAAAAGACGGtgcatgatcgccggtcggtgGTCAGCATAGCTACTTGAAAAGGCGGtgcatgatcgccggtcggttTGAGGAAGAACACTTTTCAAagaccatttaaccacatcatgtgcttgatctagacttggttaggcatctaggatagatcatacagcaaaaggcaaACTTATacaattacaagcctaattacaagcAAATCTAAAAActtattacaatcttcaaagcactcaagctattttcttcatcaaacacacatcaagccttggtagggaagaagcttcctccagcttcaacacttATAAGACATAAGCCTTAATATTATAACCTTGTTATTGACACCTAAGTTTTTATTATAACAAataagacaatttttttttgtataatataTGCTACCTAATCCAAAATGAGTATTAGATGAAAGCAGAAGAGTATATTATTAGATCATGTATGGAGCCTAAACTCAATTTGCAAAGTATGAACAATTTAAAACAACATTTAGTTAAATAGAAGATAAAGAAAAGAATGTAGACATTTATACTATACCACCCAACAAAAAAGGCTACGTCTAGTCCCTTCAAGCAACTCACTTAAGAGTCTTTCACTAAGTATTCTCCACCTCTCCGAGTAAACCAATATTCTACACCTGTTTAGGTACACAAATATTCTTACACCTCTTCAGATCCAGAAATATTCTTACACCTTTTCAAAATCACAAGTATTATTACACCTCTGCAGGTCCACCCAATATTTTAAACCTCTACAGGTTCACCCAATATTCTAAATCTCTACAAGTTCACCAAGTATTCTCTAGCTCTCCAGGAAACTAGTCCTAATCTCCTCGTAAGATCAGAACCTCTTAACAATGAGAAAAACTCTCTATTAAGAGAACAATGAAAGCTCACAGGGTATACTTCACAATGTGAAAAATTTATAATGATTAAGCTCACAACCTAATTCTCACATATTCGCTATTCACTATAATATATGAAAGTGTATGCATAAATCTAAACATAACTACAAAAAGCTTTTATGTACACTTGAATGTTTCATATATCGCATGTATGTATTTTGTTGTTGTGTTCTTCACCCTTGAGGTCTTTATTTATACTTATGAATATGAACATTATAACTTCAAGGTTCTTCATTCTTCATAGTAGTCGTTAGACGCTTAATATAGAAGCAATTACTTATGATTTACCTTTGCGTGTCTTGAATGTGTAAAGTATTTCAAATACTTTTTTATCTTCCAATATGAGTGTTGTTCAATACTCAAATATCTGCTCAGATTTGTCACGTTGTTTTTCTCCTTCAATGCATTGGACGCTATATAAAAACTTTTGTTATGATGCAAAATTTTCAACTTTTATTAACATTTCAAAATGTTTCTTTAACTATATTTGATTTAAATATTGAAGCTTGAATCAATTTAGTGGACTTGGATATGTTATGGTTTTTGTGTGTTGCAGTTTGAACATCTTTAGGCTtagattttttttgtattagaTGCTCAAATAGGAAAGTTCTTATATGCATCTTTAATACGCTTTATCACTTGTTTGCGATTTAAACATATTTCTCTTTGCAAATCTTTGTTCTCATCTCCTTCATATTGTTTTACTTAGGGGTGGCAAAGTGGGACGGGTCGTGCGGGCCGGCTCGCGGTAAAAAACGCGGGGTAGACTGACATTTTCAACCAGCAGCGGGGCGGGGCTGGCTGGTCAGCTAgctcacaaaaaaaaaattaattgacttGACAACAATGGTCCAATGGAGGAGTGACAACTTTGAGTGAAAGAAAATTATGTTTTCACTCAAAACACAATGCAATTACGCTATTTCAAAAAACGCATACAACACACAATGCACTTTCCTTTGTAGTGCTACCTCTCGCTCTGCTTGCGACTCGTGTGGCTTCGCCTACAACTGTTGTGCGTTCCACTGCTGCACACCGCTACTGCCTGCACATCGCCTCGCGGGCCAACTTGCATGTGAGGCGGGTCATGAAAATCCCTAGTTTTACTCTTGATATTCATAAATCTCGATTCTCAACTTCATCGTTTTCTCGTTACACattgaaaatgaaaactttATCTTCCATCTTTACTCGCGTCTTTATGTCCCTTTAATATTTTATGGGAATAACATCAATATTGGTGAACATAATAATCAACAATTAATTGACAGGTATCACTGAAACAATAGTTTTATAATATCTTCTAATTACCTAAACTTTCTTTCTCAAATATTTTACTttgaatgaaattttaaattgtttttaagttAATAAAAAATCAGAACGTTGTAGcataattatatttaacttGGATTTTATTCCACTAaccatattttgaaaaactctttgatATAGAAGATATTCATGCTCTGATTTTTGAAAACTTCACAGCAAATTATTGTTCATACAAACACTTTCCAATATAGTCTTATATATAACTCAATTTGCGCAGATGTattcaaaaacattttaaaaccaatatagaaaacatttttcattcACTAAATATTTTAAGCACAAGGTATTTAAGATTTTCATGTTTTCTGTGTTACATTCTCAAATATGAAAACTTTCCAAAATCATTTAACCaataatcttatttaaaaaataatatttatatgatttataaatatcaaataagatTTGAAAACATTAGAGCGATGTCACAAAACATTATAACAATGTAAAGATTAAGTATGGATACTTCCTTGACATAGTGGTTCGTCTGACGAGTTGAAGGTACATGTATCATCTTATATGTGCATTCTTCAGTGTTCGTCTGATGGCTTATAAGCAAGTGCTTTGATATCGTTTGTCTTATGTTACCCAAGAAGTTCGTCTGACGAGATCTTCTGATGAGTTCATGAATACTAGGATCGTCTGATATGATCTTCTTATTTACTTTGTCTGATCCATTCCATTCCATTGGTGATTTCTCTATATCGTCTGacacattttttcttttttggatACTATCTTTATGAGTTCTTGGTTGTTTGTCCAATATTTAGATCGAGACATGATTGTTTGATGGTTTGTTGCTATGAACGAGCACTATTGTCCCATCtaacaatattttctttttgtatcGTCTGATGCGTTGATGTTAATGGGTCTTGCTTATCTTCTACATTGTTTTTGTCTACACTTATATTGCACATGAGTGAATTTTGTCATACCACAATACATCTTATAATGTTTGTTATTATCAAAACATATAGACGCTCATATCATCATATCATCTAATGGATATTGGATCGTCTACTGACACAACACATGAGAGTATTGAATGTCTTTCATGTGCTTAAGTTTTAGTTCATTTCCTAGACACTATAGTAAGAGAAATATCTTAATTGTAAATCTTTCATTGTTATGAAGTTACCTATAAAATCAAGGAACTTATTGTTTCATATATGTTTGCATGAGTGTGAACCttttaattaaacaaatttattctTGTACAACTTAGAGAGGCTTTGTGTATTTCTTTAAAGAGACCTTGTGTATTTGTGCTTATACTCATGGAGAGTTTTAGTGGATAGCTTAAAGAGACTTTGTGTATTTTTCCTGAAGAGGTGTTGTATACTTAAATAGTAAAAAGTGACTTTATGTATTTGTTATAAGTCAAAAGTGACAATAATAACACTTGCAATCTCATTTTATTAGGGAAACCCTTTTATTGTTGACATTGGAAAACTAGACGTATCTAAATTGAGAATGAGATTGTATCACTTGttatttccatttcatttttatGTTGTATTTCCATCACTAATTTAATCACTGGATTGCCTTTAAAATTACTCAAGTTTTGTCTTTAAGTTTTGTATCTTTTGAAGTATCTTAGTAGAATTATTCTTCTTTTACTTGACATTTTAGTTCAAGCAAATTGATCTTTTAAGTATCTTATCacttttaacatttaaaaaagtCACATATGAAAGATAGACAAAGAGAAGTGcaacattttaataaataagtaattatataattttgattaaattattcCTTTGCtctctttatttatataattcatttaatttgGTTTGtgtatttacataatttatttaattcactatttatagtattaaaagTTCTAATTAAGttcttctattttaaattaataccAATTTAATCCTTTGTAAATAGTTGTTTGTTCAAAGtgacaagaaaaaaataaaattgatgttAATTTACAAAATGGGAAAGTGAATTGAAAGTTTTAATagtataaaatcaaattaaataaattataaaaatattagaattaTAGAAGTAATTTAACTAAGAATTATGCAAAAGTAATAAAAGTGAgagtttattatatttaatagtggatatatataaaaaaaaaaaaaaaaaacaagaggcAAAGCAGAAGAACCTATATACTACTTTCACTGAAAaacctttatttttttctttgcttttttttttgtttcgaTGCTCTCTGTCGCGAAACGGTTTCAGCTTCGGCTTCTGACGACGCCGTTTCTCCTCGGGCAGCTACGGTATGCCCGAACACGGCCAAAGGTGCCGCCGTTGGCGCTGAGGAAGACGGAGGAGCGGTCGGAGTGGTGGGCGGTGGACGGCGAAATGCACGAGATCGGTGATCACGTGCCGCCACGTGAGCGCTTCGTGATCCCCCGAGAAAACATCCCAAACAAGCGCCGCAAGCAGCTCAGAGAACAATTCATGCGCCGAACACGCCTCGTTCTTAAGGAATCCGTTAGTCCTTTACTCTTTCTCTCGATTttctgttatttatttatttgtttattttataattatgttttgtttggGATAATATAGTTTTGTTGAGAAGAATTGTGCAGCATAGGATATAGGCAAGTGTGTTACTCCGTGTAGAGATTAAGACCAAGGTTCTGCTACTTTGTTGTGTTTTAGTCTTTGTAAGATTTTTAGTTCTTACTCAAGGTTTAAAATTGTAGTCTCAGTTCTGGTCGCAATTTTTTCATTGTGGACAGATATTGTGGTTGTGGAGACTTCAAAAGCCTTGATGTTGCGGTCCAAACAGATATTGTTTTAAAATGTAGTTTTAGAGTGTATTTGAGTTTTACTTCCGGAAACTGGTTTGTAGTTTTTGAAATGCTACTAAACAAGGTTGCTAGTTAGTGGAGGGTGGTGCAAGACACAAAGCAGGGGTGGAATCGAGGGAGAGGTTGAATTCAATGAAATTAACTAAAAATGAGAGAAAATCTTTCTTAGctgtttctattattttattttctaaacacTTGTTTTTGTTCTTTTGGATGCAAAGCTTACAGATTTTGGATGAGAGATTGATTTCTAAGGTGTGCGacattattttagaaaaatagcTTTTAAAACCAACAGGTGAGAAATGAATCAAACAAACCCTTAGTTTTCTTGTGAAGGATTAAAAACTTGTGCAATGAAATACAAAAGATCACTTCATTTTGTTAAAGGTAGGGACTGAAATTGAATACGTTTTTTTTTATAGGGATTAAAACAggatattttgttattttcccATACCATCAACATATTTAAACCTAAGGCATTGTTCCCCCATTGTATTTTGTGTTTTTCAGTTTGAATTTTCATAATACATAGTTGCATTACATGGTTATTGGGTTGCTTAATGTGAGTGAAAATGTGATGGATATTATAATTCTGTTGCATTGTTGACTTGGTAGCTGTTGTCAGTTTgtgattttttatgaataaaaaatgtaaaattcaaaatcgTGATTGTTGTCTAAAATGCTTGCCTTGTATTGAAAGGAGCATGATCCTTGGTGCAAAAGGTACATGGAACTGTATAATGAACTTAGAGAAAACTGGGAGAGACTTTATTGGGATGAGGGTTACTCTAAAAAGCTTGCTCAGGATCATGCGAACTATGAGtctgctgaagatgatgataggGATTTCTCCCCGTACAGGTTTGCCTCCATTGTtgattctttcttcttttttttcctttttgctAAGGCCTATGATCGCTTTTGTCTTGGGAAAATGATATTTTGCTTGTACTGTCTCATGCATGAATTTGATGACTGAACTGGTCATCTTGCTCAGTTATATTCAAACAATTATTCTTTGAAGATTCTGAAGAGTCTCTTTTGTGTTAGCTTTATATTATTATGGTTCTGAATTTTCTGGTTCAAAATTTTGTGCTTGTCACTATTTGGTAGTTGGTTATCATGTAACAACCTTTAcactgaattttttatttaacaatattacATAATTTTCCATGGTCGATCAGATTAATGGATGGTGTTTAATATTGGTGTATTCTGCTATATGGCATTTCAGGAGTAGAAGACCTCAGCCTCAGATGGAATATAG harbors:
- the LOC137819038 gene encoding uncharacterized protein, producing the protein MLSVAKRFQLRLLTTPFLLGQLRYARTRPKVPPLALRKTEERSEWWAVDGEMHEIGDHVPPRERFVIPRENIPNKRRKQLREQFMRRTRLVLKESEHDPWCKRYMELYNELRENWERLYWDEGYSKKLAQDHANYESAEDDDRDFSPYRSRRPQPQMEYSKDQTFGRNRQPDNLEKVSLLRDKFEYDRERRMKEKAFAPMHGGSLTDSHDSNRWNQPLDTDRYFSQTERR